A region from the Mya arenaria isolate MELC-2E11 chromosome 2, ASM2691426v1 genome encodes:
- the LOC128217896 gene encoding uncharacterized protein LOC128217896 gives MKSINVFTFLGVIVCGSVLALVSAATTADTTMDGEITEVSTPEFSATYTDFEPYYCTVGTCSGTDNSCLKTLESTCKITDDANGCQVTLLNGTVTAECTSTPCTETGSTTTQCCKGAGCADKLFSSPHATGNSLHACLAMLITLASVVTAMIK, from the exons ATGAAGTCTATAAACGTGTTCACTTTTCTTGGAG TGATAGTATGTGGGTCTGTGCTCGCCCTTGTGTCAGCTGCAACAACAGCCGATACAACGATGGATGGTGAAATAACAGAAGTATCAACACCAGAATTTTCAGCCACTTATACC GATTTTGAGCCATACTATTGTACGGTTGGAACTTGCAGTGGAACAGACAACAGCTGTCTCAAGACATTAGAATCAACATGTAAAATAACAGATGACGCCAATGGATGCCAA GTTACACTCCTCAACGGTACAGTCACAGCAGAATGTACATCCACTCCTTGTACGGAAACAGGCAGCACTACCACACAATGTTGTAAGGGCGCTGGCTGTGCTGACAAACTGTTCTCGTCACCACATGCTACCGGAAACAGTCTACACGCCTGCCTAGCAATGCTCATAACATTGGCATCCGTTGTCACAGCAATGATCAAATGA